The Cystobacter fuscus DSM 2262 genome contains a region encoding:
- a CDS encoding ATP-grasp domain-containing protein — MNVVFISPHFPPQFFHFVTALRERGVNVLGLGDTPQETLRPELRKALSEYFFVPNLHDPNAVLRAIAYFTWRHGRIDRIDSLNETWLGIEAQLREDFNVPGLRPADIDRLRSKLGMHDVFKQAGVPHPSCIRVRDAAGVKAFARDVGYPLVLKPDVGVGAARTFKVNSDADVDHAFSGSALTGYVAQAFVRGAIVTYDGLVDRDGEIIFRLSHEYSDGVMEVVLEQRDISFWSLRDIPPALEALGRRAVQALGLRERWFHLEFFRLSDGGFVVLEANLRPPGAFMTDMMNYACEIDVYRLWARLLTGDDVRGFSYSPRYHVCHSSRRAMRQYRHSHAELVSRLGGSLLMHQEMPAVFHAAMGNEMYLTRHEDLDAVRAAVRLVQATI, encoded by the coding sequence ATGAACGTCGTCTTCATTTCGCCCCACTTCCCGCCCCAGTTCTTCCACTTCGTCACCGCCCTGCGCGAGCGCGGCGTCAACGTGCTGGGGCTCGGCGACACCCCCCAGGAGACCCTCCGCCCCGAGCTGCGCAAGGCCCTCTCCGAGTACTTCTTCGTCCCCAACCTCCACGACCCCAACGCCGTCCTGCGCGCCATCGCCTACTTCACCTGGCGCCATGGCCGCATCGATCGCATCGACTCGCTCAACGAGACGTGGCTCGGCATCGAGGCCCAACTGCGCGAGGACTTCAATGTCCCCGGCCTGCGTCCCGCCGACATCGACCGGCTGCGCAGCAAGCTCGGCATGCATGATGTCTTCAAGCAGGCCGGCGTGCCCCACCCGAGCTGCATCCGCGTGCGCGACGCGGCCGGGGTGAAGGCCTTCGCCCGCGACGTCGGCTATCCGCTCGTCCTCAAGCCCGACGTGGGCGTCGGCGCCGCCCGCACCTTCAAGGTGAACTCCGACGCGGACGTCGACCACGCCTTCTCCGGCTCCGCCCTCACCGGCTACGTCGCCCAGGCCTTCGTGCGCGGCGCCATCGTCACCTATGACGGACTCGTGGACCGCGACGGCGAAATCATCTTCCGCCTCAGCCACGAATACAGCGATGGCGTCATGGAGGTGGTGCTCGAGCAGCGCGACATCTCCTTCTGGAGCCTCCGGGACATCCCCCCCGCGCTCGAGGCGCTCGGCCGCCGCGCCGTGCAGGCGCTCGGATTGCGCGAGCGCTGGTTCCACCTGGAGTTCTTCCGCCTGTCCGATGGCGGCTTCGTCGTCCTGGAGGCCAACCTGCGTCCCCCCGGCGCCTTCATGACGGACATGATGAACTACGCGTGCGAGATCGACGTGTACCGGCTCTGGGCCCGGCTGCTCACCGGCGACGACGTGCGGGGCTTCTCCTATTCGCCCCGCTACCATGTCTGTCACAGCTCCCGGCGCGCCATGCGTCAATACCGTCACTCGCACGCGGAGCTGGTGTCCCGGTTGGGGGGCTCGCTCCTGATGCATCAGGAGATGCCCGCCGTCTTTCACGCCGCCATGGGCAACGAGATGTACCTCACCCGCCACGAGGACCTGGACGCGGTGCGCGCGGCGGTGCGCCTGGTGCAGGCCACCATCTGA
- a CDS encoding alpha/beta hydrolase — protein MGHVHIIRDFYSPSEGFSRTVRIYTPDGYDQGSAHRYPVLYMQDGQNVFAHPESARFDTWCANTALEQLVHEQRLEPWLIVGIDSGMGRLDEYSPWSRGDAYARFLVESLKPYIDGTYRVRHQPEWTAVMGSSLGGLISLYLGMRYPDVFGRIGALSPSVMWNDYRLFQHWTAHTHRWTRIYLDAGTHEWINPAGTPLPYGEATRDFYLHLKRLGYADHELRLVLDENGIHHEKDWQRRLPDAMQWLLS, from the coding sequence ATGGGTCACGTCCACATCATTCGCGACTTCTACTCTCCGTCGGAGGGCTTCTCCCGAACGGTGCGCATCTACACGCCGGATGGTTACGACCAGGGTTCTGCCCACCGCTATCCCGTGCTCTACATGCAGGACGGGCAGAACGTCTTCGCGCACCCGGAATCGGCGCGCTTCGACACCTGGTGCGCCAACACGGCCCTGGAGCAACTGGTGCACGAGCAGCGCCTGGAGCCCTGGCTCATCGTGGGCATCGACTCGGGCATGGGGCGCCTGGACGAGTACTCGCCCTGGAGCCGGGGTGATGCCTACGCGCGCTTCCTCGTCGAGTCGCTCAAGCCCTATATCGATGGCACCTACCGCGTGCGCCACCAGCCCGAGTGGACGGCCGTCATGGGCTCGTCCCTGGGCGGGCTGATTTCCCTCTATCTGGGCATGCGCTACCCGGATGTGTTCGGCCGCATCGGGGCGCTGTCGCCCTCGGTGATGTGGAACGACTACCGGCTCTTCCAGCACTGGACGGCCCACACCCACCGCTGGACGCGCATCTACCTGGACGCCGGCACCCACGAGTGGATCAACCCCGCGGGCACGCCCCTGCCCTACGGCGAGGCCACGCGCGACTTCTACCTCCACCTCAAGCGGCTCGGGTACGCGGACCACGAGCTGCGGCTGGTGTTGGACGAGAACGGCATCCACCACGAGAAGGACTGGCAGCGGCGCCTGCCCGACGCGATGCAGTGGCTGCTGAGCTGA
- a CDS encoding TVP38/TMEM64 family protein, producing the protein MHGHTKGGKLKLGLKLVAPLCISVGLLVALRIVGPQYLDQQHLSGVLRPLGHWAPLVFVLLLGARPVTLLPGQLFAAVGGILFGTLMGTVYALVGSLLATALIHLLSSRFGRGPMKRLAGHRHDGIERAARKHGFQVGFLACINSIIPADVMLAAASAAGARFWPLALGAVVGSVPGTLLTTSFGSSLSQGKTWTTVASVGGLLVSLTLGIILGRRLARELTTKGEAEPSAQEAARAPSRRPVLSSELSRGVGA; encoded by the coding sequence ATGCACGGACACACCAAGGGCGGGAAGTTGAAGCTCGGGCTCAAGCTCGTGGCCCCGCTCTGCATCTCCGTTGGTCTGCTCGTCGCCCTCCGGATCGTAGGGCCCCAGTACCTTGATCAACAGCACCTGTCCGGGGTGTTGCGGCCCCTGGGACATTGGGCCCCCCTGGTATTCGTGCTCCTGCTGGGCGCGCGCCCGGTGACACTGTTGCCTGGACAACTCTTCGCGGCGGTGGGCGGCATCCTCTTCGGCACGCTCATGGGGACCGTCTACGCGCTCGTGGGCAGCCTGCTGGCCACCGCCCTCATCCATCTGTTGTCGAGCCGCTTTGGCCGGGGGCCCATGAAGCGGCTGGCGGGGCACCGGCACGATGGCATCGAACGCGCGGCCCGCAAACATGGCTTCCAGGTGGGCTTCCTCGCCTGCATCAACTCGATCATCCCCGCGGACGTGATGCTGGCCGCCGCGTCCGCCGCCGGGGCCCGGTTCTGGCCGCTGGCGTTGGGCGCCGTGGTGGGCAGTGTGCCGGGTACCCTGCTGACCACGTCCTTCGGCAGCTCGTTGAGCCAGGGCAAGACGTGGACGACGGTGGCCTCGGTGGGCGGCCTGCTGGTGAGCCTGACGTTGGGCATCATCCTGGGGCGGCGGCTGGCCCGGGAGCTGACCACGAAGGGCGAGGCCGAGCCTTCCGCCCAGGAGGCGGCGAGAGCCCCTTCGCGTCGCCCGGTGCTGAGCAGCGAGCTGTCACGAGGCGTGGGCGCCTGA
- a CDS encoding lamin tail domain-containing protein, with protein MTPLEPRKCAPRGTWVLAALMLVGGACEEPSRSEEPACEGWRPGDLVITELLPNPEGTDTGQEWMELYNPGRTAVDLRGLMLYSARVDGTQERAYLFEESVPVAAKDYVVLGDVRAGELPVHVDHSYGDALRVLGNAGGVVGLRCAEVVVDEVRYSKSGRAGVSRGYDGRRVPDAFDNDAPDGWCDTPASSDGGVRASPGAPNAACPELSGADAGVSTGTCLSPRTGLSRSVSRPLPGDLVLTEVMADPKAVADAQGEWVEVYARRDVDLNGVTLANESGGRSVLDAPPRCLEMRAGSYAVLAHGDEPSLNGGLPPVLGTFGFGLSNTAGPHALRLSLEGAVLAEATWTGAAVPGVSRQWEGTRECLAPEGARHGTAGERGTPGQENLPCAP; from the coding sequence ATGACGCCCCTGGAGCCGAGGAAGTGTGCCCCGCGCGGGACGTGGGTCCTCGCGGCCCTGATGCTCGTGGGAGGAGCGTGTGAGGAGCCCTCGCGGAGCGAGGAGCCCGCGTGCGAGGGCTGGCGCCCGGGAGACCTCGTCATCACCGAGCTGTTGCCGAATCCCGAGGGGACGGACACCGGGCAGGAGTGGATGGAGCTGTACAACCCCGGGCGCACCGCCGTGGACCTGCGCGGGTTGATGCTCTACTCGGCGCGAGTGGATGGCACCCAGGAGCGGGCGTACCTCTTCGAGGAGTCCGTGCCGGTGGCCGCGAAGGACTACGTGGTGCTCGGGGACGTGCGGGCCGGGGAGCTGCCGGTGCACGTGGACCATTCGTATGGCGATGCCCTGCGCGTGCTGGGCAACGCGGGGGGCGTCGTGGGGTTGAGGTGCGCGGAGGTCGTGGTGGATGAGGTGCGCTATTCCAAGAGCGGCCGGGCCGGGGTGTCGCGTGGCTATGACGGCCGGCGTGTCCCGGATGCCTTCGACAACGACGCGCCGGACGGGTGGTGTGACACGCCAGCGTCCTCGGATGGCGGTGTCCGGGCGAGCCCCGGTGCTCCCAACGCCGCCTGCCCGGAACTGTCTGGCGCGGACGCGGGCGTGTCGACGGGGACGTGTCTGTCCCCACGCACGGGCCTGTCGAGGAGTGTGTCGCGACCCCTTCCCGGGGACCTCGTCCTCACCGAGGTGATGGCCGACCCGAAGGCCGTCGCGGATGCGCAGGGTGAATGGGTGGAGGTGTACGCGCGGCGTGATGTGGACCTCAATGGGGTGACGCTCGCGAACGAGAGTGGTGGCCGGAGCGTGCTCGATGCTCCGCCGAGGTGTCTGGAGATGCGGGCCGGGAGCTACGCCGTGCTCGCGCATGGGGATGAGCCCTCGCTCAATGGGGGCTTGCCTCCGGTGCTGGGCACCTTCGGCTTCGGGTTGAGCAACACCGCGGGACCGCATGCGCTCCGGTTGTCGCTGGAGGGAGCGGTGCTGGCGGAGGCGACGTGGACGGGGGCCGCGGTGCCGGGCGTGTCCAGGCAGTGGGAGGGCACGCGCGAGTGCCTGGCGCCAGAGGGGGCGCGTCATGGCACGGCGGGGGAGCGGGGCACGCCCGGACAGGAGAACCTTCCATGCGCGCCGTGA
- a CDS encoding thermonuclease family protein, producing the protein MRAVSGRWSRLGVLVWGLGAWSGCGSESACGPGGGVVSRVVDGDTVVLQSGERVRYLLVDTPESTGGKHDCFGAESRDFNRSLVEGRVVRLTYGEACTDRYGRLLAYVSVDGREVNSVLAQEGYACVLYVPPAGGSRRSEFQALESAARRARRGMWGECARVACE; encoded by the coding sequence ATGCGCGCCGTGAGCGGACGGTGGAGCCGGCTGGGAGTGCTGGTGTGGGGGCTCGGGGCGTGGAGCGGGTGCGGCTCGGAGTCCGCCTGTGGCCCGGGCGGGGGCGTGGTGTCGCGCGTGGTGGATGGGGACACGGTGGTGCTCCAGAGCGGCGAGCGCGTGCGCTACCTGCTCGTGGACACGCCGGAGAGCACCGGGGGGAAGCACGACTGCTTCGGCGCCGAGTCCCGGGACTTCAACCGCTCGCTCGTCGAGGGACGCGTGGTCCGGCTGACGTACGGGGAGGCCTGCACGGATCGGTATGGGCGGCTGCTCGCCTACGTGAGCGTGGACGGGCGCGAGGTGAACAGCGTGCTCGCCCAGGAGGGCTATGCGTGCGTCCTCTACGTGCCTCCGGCGGGAGGCTCGCGGCGCTCGGAGTTCCAGGCGCTCGAGTCGGCGGCCCGGCGCGCCCGGCGGGGGATGTGGGGCGAGTGCGCCCGGGTCGCGTGCGAGTGA
- a CDS encoding mechanosensitive ion channel family protein encodes MHRNLLVLLVLLSSVSALAGGLNEGLGEPPPEVDRQTPSATVTGFLEAAHARYMALLPHYLWLSHLPPEQQRAEGERLGRRLMFVLDRAMWFDFTRIGQEPLGDAPGATSVSLGQIPLGRGTRDIRLRRVEGPDGAPLWVFSEGTVRAIDALFEEHGSPLLERLPSFFFVRPVWVLELWQWLGLVLLVGVVLLASQVLEKWAHWLGGRAARLTKSGWDDQMLTAGRGPMRFALVALLGAAGSRLLLLPPPAQKAVDLGARSLALVSAAWFVLRFVKLSAGFLEQKVVEQAGEDVGRARGLRTQLVVMRRIIEAATYVIAASLLLLQFEAVRNVGVSLLASAGIAGLVLGLAAQKSISTLLAGIQLSLTQPVRIGDTVIVENEWGWIEEITLTYVVVKVWDLRRLVVPMTHFLDKPFQNWSKVSPEILGTAELYVDYRTDVAAVRAELSRILHDEGRALWDGKVQGLQVTGFSERTMTLRALVSAADSGKAFDLRCLVRERLIAYLQRQPAGLPVVRAEALFPAEAVESRTAPVLPSTGGRNVVAPGGRAE; translated from the coding sequence ATGCACCGAAACCTCCTCGTCCTCCTGGTGCTGCTGTCGTCTGTGTCCGCGCTCGCGGGCGGGCTCAACGAAGGGCTCGGCGAGCCGCCGCCGGAGGTGGATCGGCAGACGCCCTCGGCCACGGTGACGGGCTTCCTGGAGGCCGCGCATGCCCGGTACATGGCGCTGCTGCCGCACTACCTGTGGTTGTCGCATCTGCCGCCCGAGCAGCAGCGGGCGGAAGGCGAGCGGCTCGGGCGGCGGCTGATGTTCGTGCTGGACCGGGCGATGTGGTTCGACTTCACGCGCATCGGCCAGGAGCCCCTGGGGGACGCGCCCGGGGCGACCAGTGTGTCGCTGGGTCAGATTCCACTGGGCCGGGGCACGCGCGACATCCGGTTGCGCCGGGTGGAGGGGCCGGACGGGGCGCCCCTCTGGGTGTTCAGCGAGGGGACGGTGCGCGCCATCGACGCGCTCTTCGAGGAGCATGGCTCGCCACTGCTCGAGCGCCTGCCGTCGTTCTTCTTCGTGCGCCCGGTCTGGGTGCTGGAGCTGTGGCAGTGGCTGGGGCTCGTGCTGCTCGTGGGCGTGGTGTTGCTGGCGAGCCAGGTGCTGGAGAAGTGGGCGCATTGGCTGGGAGGCCGCGCGGCGCGGCTGACGAAGTCCGGGTGGGATGACCAGATGCTCACGGCGGGCCGGGGGCCGATGCGCTTCGCCCTCGTGGCGCTGCTGGGCGCCGCGGGCTCGCGGCTGTTGCTGTTGCCGCCGCCGGCGCAGAAGGCGGTGGACCTGGGGGCGCGCTCGCTCGCGCTGGTGTCGGCGGCGTGGTTCGTCCTGCGCTTCGTCAAGCTGTCGGCGGGCTTCCTCGAGCAGAAGGTGGTGGAGCAGGCGGGCGAGGACGTGGGCCGCGCGAGGGGGCTGCGCACCCAGCTCGTGGTGATGCGGCGGATCATCGAGGCGGCCACCTACGTCATCGCCGCGTCGTTGCTGCTGTTGCAGTTCGAGGCCGTGCGCAACGTGGGCGTGTCGCTGCTGGCCTCGGCGGGCATCGCCGGCCTGGTGCTGGGCCTCGCGGCGCAGAAGTCCATCTCCACCCTGCTCGCGGGCATCCAGCTGTCCCTCACCCAGCCGGTGCGCATCGGCGACACCGTCATCGTGGAGAACGAGTGGGGATGGATCGAGGAGATCACCCTCACCTATGTCGTGGTGAAGGTGTGGGACTTGCGGCGGCTGGTGGTGCCGATGACGCACTTCCTCGACAAGCCCTTCCAGAACTGGAGCAAGGTGTCGCCGGAGATCCTCGGCACGGCGGAGCTGTACGTGGACTACCGCACGGACGTGGCGGCGGTGCGGGCCGAACTCTCGCGGATACTCCACGACGAGGGCCGCGCGCTGTGGGATGGCAAGGTGCAGGGGTTGCAGGTGACGGGCTTCAGCGAGCGGACGATGACGTTGCGCGCGCTGGTGAGCGCGGCGGACTCGGGCAAGGCGTTCGACTTGCGATGCCTCGTGCGCGAGCGGCTCATCGCCTACCTCCAGCGCCAGCCCGCGGGTCTGCCCGTGGTGCGCGCCGAGGCGCTCTTCCCCGCGGAGGCCGTCGAGTCCCGAACGGCTCCGGTGCTTCCCTCGACCGGAGGCCGGAACGTGGTGGCCCCCGGGGGACGCGCGGAGTAA
- a CDS encoding ATP-binding cassette domain-containing protein — translation MFQLEQVSKRFGDTWALHPLDLRVPEGRTTVLLGPSGCGKSTVLRLMNGLLRPDSGRVLFRGEPLREEDLLVVRRRIGYVLQGGGLFPHLTAEGNATLMACYLKWPQARVRERLEELVALTRFPAEALGRYPGQLSGGQRQRVSLMRALMLEPDVLLLDEPLGALDPMIRHELQEDLRDIFSRLGKTVVLVTHDLAEGAFLGEHAVLLREGRVVQQGPLTELASAPADPFVTRFFQAQRLPLEGISR, via the coding sequence GTGTTTCAGCTCGAGCAGGTCTCCAAGCGCTTCGGTGACACGTGGGCCCTGCACCCGTTGGATCTGCGGGTGCCCGAGGGGCGCACCACCGTCCTCCTGGGCCCGAGTGGTTGCGGCAAGTCCACCGTGCTGCGGCTGATGAATGGGCTGTTGCGCCCCGACTCGGGACGCGTCCTCTTCCGGGGCGAGCCCCTGCGGGAGGAGGACCTGCTCGTCGTGCGGCGGCGCATCGGCTACGTGCTCCAGGGCGGCGGCCTCTTCCCGCACCTCACCGCCGAGGGCAATGCCACCCTCATGGCGTGCTACCTGAAGTGGCCCCAGGCGCGCGTGCGCGAGCGGTTGGAGGAACTCGTGGCCCTCACGCGCTTTCCCGCCGAGGCGCTCGGCCGCTACCCCGGCCAGCTCTCCGGAGGCCAGCGCCAGCGCGTGAGCCTCATGCGCGCGTTGATGCTCGAGCCGGACGTGCTCCTGCTCGACGAGCCCCTCGGGGCGTTGGATCCGATGATCCGCCATGAGTTGCAGGAGGACCTGCGCGACATCTTCTCCCGGCTCGGCAAGACGGTGGTGCTCGTCACGCATGATCTCGCGGAGGGGGCCTTCCTCGGCGAGCACGCGGTGCTGCTGCGCGAGGGCCGCGTCGTGCAGCAGGGGCCGCTCACCGAGCTGGCGAGTGCGCCGGCGGATCCCTTCGTCACCCGCTTCTTCCAGGCCCAGCGACTGCCGCTCGAGGGCATCTCCCGATGA
- a CDS encoding ABC transporter permease/substrate-binding protein has protein sequence MRWLAAWVLLVLCACSGATADGPTVRVGSKKFTESVILGDMATQLARSTGARVEHRRELGGTQVLWQALRRGDIDVYPEYTGTLRQELFAGRALPNDEALREALAAEGVRLGVSLGFNDTYALGMKEEEAARLNIRTLSDLRQHPELRLAFSNEFMDRADGWPSLRARYALPQTEVRGLDHDLAYRGLESGALQVTDLYSTDAEIAYYGLRVLEDDLHHFPAYDAVLLYRAELAERAPQVVAALERLAGRVSASEMVALNASAKLQRVPERQVAATFLERELGLAVTVRGESVLLNVWRHTREHLFLVGLSLLGAIAVAVPLGVLVARRPRLGRGVLALAGIIQTVPSLALLVFMIPLLGIGARPAIVALFLYSLLPIIRNTAAGLSGIPPEVRESAEALGLPSGARLRLVELPMAAPSILAGIQTSAVINVGTATLGALIGAGGYGQPILTGIRLDDTGLILQGAIPAAGLALLVSGLFGLVERVVVPRGLRH, from the coding sequence ATGAGGTGGCTCGCCGCGTGGGTGCTGCTGGTGCTGTGCGCGTGCTCGGGGGCCACCGCGGACGGTCCCACGGTGCGCGTGGGCTCCAAGAAGTTCACCGAGTCCGTCATCCTCGGAGACATGGCGACGCAGCTCGCCCGGAGCACCGGCGCGCGGGTCGAGCACCGGCGTGAGCTCGGGGGGACGCAGGTGCTCTGGCAGGCCCTGCGGCGCGGAGACATCGACGTCTACCCCGAGTACACCGGCACGCTGCGCCAGGAGCTGTTCGCCGGCCGTGCCCTGCCCAATGACGAGGCGCTGCGCGAGGCGCTCGCCGCCGAGGGGGTGCGCCTGGGCGTGTCCCTGGGCTTCAACGACACCTATGCGCTCGGCATGAAGGAGGAGGAGGCCGCGCGGCTGAACATCCGCACGCTGTCGGACCTGCGCCAGCACCCGGAGCTGCGTCTGGCCTTCAGCAACGAGTTCATGGACCGCGCCGATGGCTGGCCCTCGCTGCGCGCGCGCTACGCGCTGCCCCAGACGGAGGTGCGCGGGCTCGACCATGACCTGGCGTACCGGGGCCTGGAGAGCGGTGCCCTGCAGGTGACGGACCTGTACTCGACCGACGCGGAGATCGCCTACTACGGCCTGCGTGTGCTGGAGGACGACCTGCACCACTTCCCCGCCTATGACGCCGTGCTGCTGTACCGGGCGGAGCTCGCGGAGCGGGCCCCGCAGGTGGTGGCCGCGCTCGAGCGCTTGGCGGGCCGCGTCTCCGCGTCCGAGATGGTGGCGCTCAACGCGAGCGCGAAGCTCCAGCGGGTGCCCGAGCGCCAGGTGGCGGCCACGTTCCTCGAGCGCGAGCTGGGCCTCGCGGTGACGGTGCGGGGGGAGAGCGTGCTGCTGAATGTCTGGCGGCACACGCGCGAGCACCTGTTCCTCGTGGGCCTGTCGCTGCTCGGGGCCATCGCCGTGGCGGTGCCGCTGGGGGTGCTGGTGGCGCGCCGGCCGAGGCTCGGGCGGGGCGTGCTCGCGCTGGCGGGCATCATCCAGACGGTGCCCTCGCTCGCGCTGCTGGTGTTCATGATTCCGCTGCTGGGCATCGGGGCCCGGCCCGCGATCGTGGCGCTGTTCCTCTACAGCCTCTTGCCCATCATCCGGAACACGGCGGCGGGGCTGTCGGGCATTCCCCCGGAGGTGCGCGAGTCCGCCGAGGCGCTCGGCCTGCCGTCCGGCGCGCGGCTGCGCCTCGTGGAGCTGCCCATGGCCGCCCCGTCCATCCTCGCGGGCATCCAGACGTCGGCGGTCATCAACGTGGGCACCGCCACGCTGGGCGCGCTCATCGGCGCGGGCGGCTACGGCCAACCCATTCTCACCGGCATCCGCTTGGATGACACCGGGCTCATCCTCCAGGGGGCCATTCCCGCCGCGGGGCTGGCGCTGCTCGTCAGCGGGTTGTTCGGGCTCGTCGAGCGGGTGGTGGTGCCCCGGGGACTGCGGCACTAG
- a CDS encoding 3'-5' exonuclease, with product MPTATKSPLRSKSTDKPPSPRSRQRTFVAIDFETADYFRDSACAVALVRVEGNKIVAREHHLIQPPRSDFKFTHIHGITWSMVARAPTFDRVWTRLKPLLKGAEFLAAHNAGFDRSVLNACCLATGLKPPTLDFTCSVRLAKQTWALQKASLPEVCKFLNIPLEHHNAMSDAEACARIVLAAAITGGEPPAGRQTQQPASAAVPGAPPPARRARTTR from the coding sequence ATGCCAACAGCGACGAAGAGCCCCCTCCGCTCCAAGAGCACGGACAAGCCGCCGAGCCCCCGCTCGCGCCAACGGACCTTCGTCGCCATCGACTTCGAGACCGCTGACTACTTCAGGGACAGCGCATGCGCGGTGGCGCTCGTCCGGGTGGAGGGAAACAAGATCGTCGCCCGGGAACACCACCTCATCCAGCCCCCCCGGAGCGACTTCAAATTCACACACATCCATGGCATCACCTGGTCCATGGTCGCCCGGGCGCCGACCTTTGATCGCGTGTGGACCAGGCTGAAGCCCCTGCTGAAAGGGGCCGAGTTCCTGGCGGCCCACAACGCGGGCTTCGACCGTTCCGTCCTCAATGCCTGTTGTCTGGCGACGGGACTGAAGCCTCCCACGCTGGACTTCACGTGCAGCGTGCGCCTCGCGAAGCAGACATGGGCGCTCCAGAAGGCCTCCCTGCCGGAGGTCTGCAAGTTCCTGAATATTCCTCTCGAACATCACAATGCCATGTCGGATGCGGAGGCCTGCGCCCGCATCGTTCTGGCGGCAGCCATCACCGGAGGAGAACCGCCCGCGGGTCGACAGACTCAGCAGCCCGCTAGTGCCGCAGTCCCCGGGGCACCACCACCCGCTCGACGAGCCCGAACAACCCGCTGA
- a CDS encoding TIGR02265 family protein, whose product MSTGSNSGSDSAQTAAQDLQERLRLATPEFTTRGFLFSSMLKAVKELGGDDEVVRRCLEASGETSFVEFFHYPTRSLLLLISTAAEALSGRYGSVEEVLRQMGARGGESYMDTPVGRAVLQQTGTRPQRLMFALQTLYEGLTSYGKPVLSFPRLDQGVLSVQASFMPLAYHEGSIEAISRRMGLTPVSIRARWTGPLSLDLECSW is encoded by the coding sequence ATGAGTACCGGATCGAATTCGGGCAGCGACTCCGCGCAGACCGCGGCGCAGGATCTCCAAGAGCGGTTGCGGCTCGCGACGCCGGAGTTCACGACGCGTGGCTTCTTGTTCTCCTCCATGTTGAAGGCGGTCAAGGAGCTGGGCGGGGACGACGAGGTGGTGCGGCGCTGCCTGGAGGCGAGTGGGGAGACGTCCTTCGTGGAGTTCTTCCACTATCCCACCCGTTCGCTCCTGTTGTTGATCTCCACCGCGGCCGAGGCCCTGAGTGGCCGGTATGGAAGTGTCGAGGAGGTGCTGCGGCAGATGGGCGCCAGGGGGGGCGAGAGCTACATGGACACCCCGGTCGGGCGCGCGGTGCTGCAACAGACGGGAACCCGTCCGCAGCGTCTGATGTTCGCGCTGCAGACGCTCTACGAGGGCCTGACGAGTTATGGGAAGCCCGTGCTGTCCTTCCCCCGGCTGGACCAGGGGGTGCTCTCCGTCCAGGCTTCCTTCATGCCGCTCGCGTACCACGAGGGGTCCATCGAGGCGATCTCCCGGCGGATGGGCCTGACGCCCGTGAGCATCCGCGCGCGCTGGACGGGCCCGCTCAGCCTCGACCTGGAGTGCTCCTGGTGA
- a CDS encoding cupin domain-containing protein, producing MAHQTRRATWLVALYGSALLSLVSSCGGVPEQESAPAAQTLAARAAALGAPSMLVYSPDDSIDQSTLAPLGAPESLGGRVLQGSPTLSARVDYNAGGMSAGIFKATTGRIEITFPFSEHATILVGEVTMTDESGQSHTFKKGDSYFIRQGQVVLWDVRTPYVIKSFFNITEPTQP from the coding sequence ATGGCTCATCAAACTCGGCGCGCAACCTGGCTCGTGGCTCTCTACGGTTCCGCCCTCCTGAGCCTCGTGAGTTCGTGCGGTGGCGTCCCGGAGCAGGAGTCCGCTCCCGCCGCGCAGACCCTGGCCGCGCGCGCGGCGGCGCTGGGGGCGCCCTCGATGCTCGTCTACAGCCCGGACGACAGCATCGATCAGTCGACCCTCGCTCCCCTGGGGGCCCCCGAGTCGCTGGGGGGCCGGGTCCTGCAGGGCTCCCCCACCCTCTCCGCCCGCGTCGACTACAACGCGGGGGGCATGTCGGCGGGCATCTTCAAGGCCACCACCGGCCGCATCGAGATCACCTTCCCCTTCAGCGAGCACGCCACCATCCTCGTGGGCGAGGTCACCATGACCGACGAGTCGGGCCAGTCCCACACCTTCAAGAAGGGGGACAGCTACTTCATCCGCCAGGGGCAGGTCGTCCTCTGGGACGTGCGGACCCCGTACGTCATCAAGAGCTTCTTCAACATCACCGAGCCGACCCAGCCGTGA